A genomic stretch from Microcebus murinus isolate Inina chromosome 19, M.murinus_Inina_mat1.0, whole genome shotgun sequence includes:
- the SRRT gene encoding serrate RNA effector molecule homolog isoform X1, with protein sequence MGDSDDEYDRRRRDKFRRERSDYDRSRERDERRRGDDWNDREWDRGRERRSRGEYRDYDRNRRERFSPPRHELSPPQKRMRRDWDEHSSDPYHSGYEMPYAGGGGGPTYGPPQPWGHPDVHIMQHHVLPIQARLGSIAEIDLGVPPPVMKTFKEFLLSLDDSVDETEAVKRYNDYKLDFRRQQMQDFFLAHKDEEWFRSKYHPDEVGKRRQEARGALQNRLRVFLSLMESGWFDNLLLDIDKADAIVKMLDAAVIKMEGGTENDLRILEQEEEEEQAGKPGEPSKKEEGRAGPSLGEGECKANDKDDKKEGGKQAENDSSNDDKTKKSEGDGDKEEKKEDSEKEAKKSSKKRNRKHSGDDSFDEGSVSESESESESGHAEEEKEEAEEALKEKEKPKEEEREKPKDAAGLECKPRPLHKTCSLFMRNIAPNISRAEIISLCKRYPGFMRVALSEPQPERRFFRRGWVTFDRSVNIKEICWNLQNIRLRECELSPGVNRDLTRRVRNINGITQHKQIVRNDIKLAAKLIHTLDDRTQLWASEPGTPPLPTSLPSQNPILKNITDYLIEEVSAEEEELLGSSGGAPPEEPPKEGNPAEINVERDEKLIKVLDKLLLYLRIVHSLDYYNTCEYPNEDEMPNRCGIIHVRGPMPPNRISHGEVLEWQKTFEEKLTPLLSVRESLSEEEAQKMGRKDPEQEVEKFVTSNTQELGKDKWLCPLSGKKFKGPEFVRKHIFNKHAEKIEEVKKEVAFFNNFLTDAKRPALPEIKPAQPPGPAQILPPGLTPGLPYPHQTPQGLMPYGQPRPPILGYGGGAVRPAVPTGGPPYPHGPYGAGRGNYDAFRGQGGYPGKPRNRMVRGDPRAIVEYRDLDAPDDVDFF encoded by the exons ATGGGTGACAGTGATGACGAGTACGATCGAAGGCGAAGGGACAAGTTTAGAAGGGAGCGCAGCGACTATGACCGTTCCCGCGAGCGAGATGAACGACGTCGAGGGGACGACTGGAATGACCG AGAGTGGGACCGTGGTCGTGAGCGCCGCAGTCGCGGTGAATATCGTGACTATGACCGGAATCGGCGAGAACGCTTCTCGCCTCCCCGCCATGAACTCAGCCCCCCACAGAAGCGCATGAGGAGAGATTG GGATGAGCACAGCTCTGACCCATACCACAGTGGCTATGAGATGCCCTATGCTGGGGGGGGTGGGGGCCCAACTTATGGCCCCCCTCAGCCCTGGGGCCACCCAGATGTCCACATCATGCAGCACCATGTACTGCCTATCCAGGCCAG GCTGGGCAGCATTGCAGAGATCGACCTGGGTGTACCACCACCAGTAATGAAGACCTTCAAGGAGTTTCTTCTCTCACTGGATGACTCTGTGGATGAGACGGAGGCGGTTAAGCGGTATAATGATTATAAGCTGGATTTTCGAAGGCAGCAGATGCAGGATTTCTTCCTAGCTCATAAAGATGAGGAGTG GTTTCGGTCTAAGTACCACCCAGATGAGGTGGGGAAGCGTCGGCAGGAGGCCCGGGGTGCCCTGCAAAACCGACTGAGGGTGTTCCTGTCCCTCATGGAGAGTGGCTGGTTTGATAATCTGCTCTTGGACATAGACAAAGCTGATGCCATTGTCAAGATGCTGGATGCAG CTGTGATTAAGATGGAAGGAGGCACAGAGAATGACCTTCGCATCCtggaacaggaggaggaggaggaacaggcaGGGAAGCCCGGGGAGCCCAGCAAGAAAGAGGAAGGCCGGGCTGGACCAAGCCTGGGAGAAGGAGAGTGTAAGGCCAACGATAAGGATGACAAGAAAGAAGGTGGCAAACAG GCTGAAAATGACAGTTCTAATGATGACAAAACTAAGAAATCCGAGGGTGATGGGGacaaagaggagaagaaagaagactcTGAGAAGGAAGCCAAAAAG AGCAGCAAAAAGCGGAATAGGAAGCACAGTGGTGATGACAGCTTTGATGAAGGCAGTGTGTCTGAGTCTGAGTCTGAGTCTGAGAGTGGCCAtgctgaggaggagaaggaggaggctg AAGAAGCACTCAAGGAAAAGGAGAAGcctaaggaagaagaaagggagaagccTAAGGATGCCGCAGGGCTGGAGTGTAAGCCCCGGCCCCTGCATAAGACATGCTCTCTCTTCATGCGCAACATTGCGCCCAATATCTCCAGGGCTGAGATCATTTCT CTTTGTAAAAGATACCCAGGCTTTATGCGTGTGGCATTGTCAGAGCCCCAGCCAGAAAGGAG GTTTTTCCGTCGTGGCTGGGTAACTTTTGACCGCAGTGTTAACATTAAAGAGATCTGTTGGAACTTGCAGAATATCCGA CTCCGGGAGTGCGAGCTGAGCCCTGGTGTGAACAGAGACCTGACTCGCCGCGTCCGCAACATTAATGGCATTACCCAACACAAGCAGATTGTGCGCAATGACATCAAGCTGGCAGCCAAGCTGATCCATACGCTGGATGACAGGACCCAGCTCTGGGCCTCTGAGCCAGGGACACCTCCCCTGCCAACA AGCCTGCCCTCGCAAAACCCAATCTTGAAGAATATCACCGACTACCTGATCGAAGAAGTCAGTGCTGAGGAGGAAGAGCTGTTGGGGAGCAGCGGGGGAGCCCCTCCAGAGGAGCCTCCCAAGGAAGGGAACCCAGCTGAGATCAATGTGGAGCGGGATGAGAAGctgatcaag GTTTTGGACAAACTCCTTCTCTACTTGCGCATTGTGCATTCCTTGGATTATTATAACACCTGCGAGTACCCCAATGAAGATGAAATGCCCAATCGTTGTGGCATAATCCACGTTCGGGGGCCCATGCCACCCAACCGCATCAGTCATGGAGAAG TACTAGAGTGGCAGAAGACATTTGAGGAGAAGCTGACTCCACTGTTGAGTGTGCGAGAGTCTCTCTCAGAGGAAGAGGCCCAGAAGATGGGTCGAAAAGACCCTGAACAGGAAGTGGAAAAGTTTGTCACCTCTAACACCCAGGAACTGGGCAAGGATAAGTGGCTGTGTCCTCTTAGTGGCAAGAAATTCAAG GGTCCTGAGTTTGTACGCAAACATATCTTCAACAAGCATGCGGAGAAAATTGAGGAAGTAAAGAAGGAGGTGGCATTTTTTAACAACTTCCTCACTGATGCCAAACGCCCTGCTCTGCCTGAGATTAAGCCAGCCCAgccacctggccctgcccaga TACTCCCCCCAGGCCTGACCCCGGGACTTCCTTACCCACACCAGACTCCCCAGGGTCTGATGCCCTACGGTCAGCCCCGGCCCCCCATCTTGGGCTATGGAG GTGGTGCAGTCCGCCCTGCAGTCCCCACAGGAGGTCCTCCGTACCCCCATGGCCCATATGGTGCTGGCCGAGGGAACTATGATGCCTTTCGAGGCCAGGGGGGTTATCCTGGGAAACCTCGCAACAG GATGGTTCGTGGAGACCCAAGGGCCATCGTGGAATATCGTGACCTGGATGCCCCCGACGATGTTGATTTCTTTTGA
- the SRRT gene encoding serrate RNA effector molecule homolog isoform X2 yields the protein MGDSDDEYDRRRRDKFRRERSDYDRSRERDERRRGDDWNDREWDRGRERRSRGEYRDYDRNRRERFSPPRHELSPPQKRMRRDWDEHSSDPYHSGYEMPYAGGGGGPTYGPPQPWGHPDVHIMQHHVLPIQARLGSIAEIDLGVPPPVMKTFKEFLLSLDDSVDETEAVKRYNDYKLDFRRQQMQDFFLAHKDEEWFRSKYHPDEVGKRRQEARGALQNRLRVFLSLMESGWFDNLLLDIDKADAIVKMLDAAVIKMEGGTENDLRILEQEEEEEQAGKPGEPSKKEEGRAGPSLGEGECKANDKDDKKEGGKQAENDSSNDDKTKKSEGDGDKEEKKEDSEKEAKKSSKKRNRKHSGDDSFDEGSVSESESESESGHAEEEKEEAEEALKEKEKPKEEEREKPKDAAGLECKPRPLHKTCSLFMRNIAPNISRAEIISLCKRYPGFMRVALSEPQPERRFFRRGWVTFDRSVNIKEICWNLQNIRLRECELSPGVNRDLTRRVRNINGITQHKQIVRNDIKLAAKLIHTLDDRTQLWASEPGTPPLPTSLPSQNPILKNITDYLIEEVSAEEEELLGSSGGAPPEEPPKEGNPAEINVERDEKLIKVLDKLLLYLRIVHSLDYYNTCEYPNEDEMPNRCGIIHVRGPMPPNRISHGEVLEWQKTFEEKLTPLLSVRESLSEEEAQKMGRKDPEQEVEKFVTSNTQELGKDKWLCPLSGKKFKGPEFVRKHIFNKHAEKIEEVKKEVAFFNNFLTDAKRPALPEIKPAQPPGPAQSLTPGLPYPHQTPQGLMPYGQPRPPILGYGGGAVRPAVPTGGPPYPHGPYGAGRGNYDAFRGQGGYPGKPRNRMVRGDPRAIVEYRDLDAPDDVDFF from the exons ATGGGTGACAGTGATGACGAGTACGATCGAAGGCGAAGGGACAAGTTTAGAAGGGAGCGCAGCGACTATGACCGTTCCCGCGAGCGAGATGAACGACGTCGAGGGGACGACTGGAATGACCG AGAGTGGGACCGTGGTCGTGAGCGCCGCAGTCGCGGTGAATATCGTGACTATGACCGGAATCGGCGAGAACGCTTCTCGCCTCCCCGCCATGAACTCAGCCCCCCACAGAAGCGCATGAGGAGAGATTG GGATGAGCACAGCTCTGACCCATACCACAGTGGCTATGAGATGCCCTATGCTGGGGGGGGTGGGGGCCCAACTTATGGCCCCCCTCAGCCCTGGGGCCACCCAGATGTCCACATCATGCAGCACCATGTACTGCCTATCCAGGCCAG GCTGGGCAGCATTGCAGAGATCGACCTGGGTGTACCACCACCAGTAATGAAGACCTTCAAGGAGTTTCTTCTCTCACTGGATGACTCTGTGGATGAGACGGAGGCGGTTAAGCGGTATAATGATTATAAGCTGGATTTTCGAAGGCAGCAGATGCAGGATTTCTTCCTAGCTCATAAAGATGAGGAGTG GTTTCGGTCTAAGTACCACCCAGATGAGGTGGGGAAGCGTCGGCAGGAGGCCCGGGGTGCCCTGCAAAACCGACTGAGGGTGTTCCTGTCCCTCATGGAGAGTGGCTGGTTTGATAATCTGCTCTTGGACATAGACAAAGCTGATGCCATTGTCAAGATGCTGGATGCAG CTGTGATTAAGATGGAAGGAGGCACAGAGAATGACCTTCGCATCCtggaacaggaggaggaggaggaacaggcaGGGAAGCCCGGGGAGCCCAGCAAGAAAGAGGAAGGCCGGGCTGGACCAAGCCTGGGAGAAGGAGAGTGTAAGGCCAACGATAAGGATGACAAGAAAGAAGGTGGCAAACAG GCTGAAAATGACAGTTCTAATGATGACAAAACTAAGAAATCCGAGGGTGATGGGGacaaagaggagaagaaagaagactcTGAGAAGGAAGCCAAAAAG AGCAGCAAAAAGCGGAATAGGAAGCACAGTGGTGATGACAGCTTTGATGAAGGCAGTGTGTCTGAGTCTGAGTCTGAGTCTGAGAGTGGCCAtgctgaggaggagaaggaggaggctg AAGAAGCACTCAAGGAAAAGGAGAAGcctaaggaagaagaaagggagaagccTAAGGATGCCGCAGGGCTGGAGTGTAAGCCCCGGCCCCTGCATAAGACATGCTCTCTCTTCATGCGCAACATTGCGCCCAATATCTCCAGGGCTGAGATCATTTCT CTTTGTAAAAGATACCCAGGCTTTATGCGTGTGGCATTGTCAGAGCCCCAGCCAGAAAGGAG GTTTTTCCGTCGTGGCTGGGTAACTTTTGACCGCAGTGTTAACATTAAAGAGATCTGTTGGAACTTGCAGAATATCCGA CTCCGGGAGTGCGAGCTGAGCCCTGGTGTGAACAGAGACCTGACTCGCCGCGTCCGCAACATTAATGGCATTACCCAACACAAGCAGATTGTGCGCAATGACATCAAGCTGGCAGCCAAGCTGATCCATACGCTGGATGACAGGACCCAGCTCTGGGCCTCTGAGCCAGGGACACCTCCCCTGCCAACA AGCCTGCCCTCGCAAAACCCAATCTTGAAGAATATCACCGACTACCTGATCGAAGAAGTCAGTGCTGAGGAGGAAGAGCTGTTGGGGAGCAGCGGGGGAGCCCCTCCAGAGGAGCCTCCCAAGGAAGGGAACCCAGCTGAGATCAATGTGGAGCGGGATGAGAAGctgatcaag GTTTTGGACAAACTCCTTCTCTACTTGCGCATTGTGCATTCCTTGGATTATTATAACACCTGCGAGTACCCCAATGAAGATGAAATGCCCAATCGTTGTGGCATAATCCACGTTCGGGGGCCCATGCCACCCAACCGCATCAGTCATGGAGAAG TACTAGAGTGGCAGAAGACATTTGAGGAGAAGCTGACTCCACTGTTGAGTGTGCGAGAGTCTCTCTCAGAGGAAGAGGCCCAGAAGATGGGTCGAAAAGACCCTGAACAGGAAGTGGAAAAGTTTGTCACCTCTAACACCCAGGAACTGGGCAAGGATAAGTGGCTGTGTCCTCTTAGTGGCAAGAAATTCAAG GGTCCTGAGTTTGTACGCAAACATATCTTCAACAAGCATGCGGAGAAAATTGAGGAAGTAAAGAAGGAGGTGGCATTTTTTAACAACTTCCTCACTGATGCCAAACGCCCTGCTCTGCCTGAGATTAAGCCAGCCCAgccacctggccctgcccaga GCCTGACCCCGGGACTTCCTTACCCACACCAGACTCCCCAGGGTCTGATGCCCTACGGTCAGCCCCGGCCCCCCATCTTGGGCTATGGAG GTGGTGCAGTCCGCCCTGCAGTCCCCACAGGAGGTCCTCCGTACCCCCATGGCCCATATGGTGCTGGCCGAGGGAACTATGATGCCTTTCGAGGCCAGGGGGGTTATCCTGGGAAACCTCGCAACAG GATGGTTCGTGGAGACCCAAGGGCCATCGTGGAATATCGTGACCTGGATGCCCCCGACGATGTTGATTTCTTTTGA
- the SRRT gene encoding serrate RNA effector molecule homolog isoform X3, whose protein sequence is MAPLSPGATQMSTSCSTMYCLSRPDFLAGAPPRLGSIAEIDLGVPPPVMKTFKEFLLSLDDSVDETEAVKRYNDYKLDFRRQQMQDFFLAHKDEEWFRSKYHPDEVGKRRQEARGALQNRLRVFLSLMESGWFDNLLLDIDKADAIVKMLDAAVIKMEGGTENDLRILEQEEEEEQAGKPGEPSKKEEGRAGPSLGEGECKANDKDDKKEGGKQAENDSSNDDKTKKSEGDGDKEEKKEDSEKEAKKSSKKRNRKHSGDDSFDEGSVSESESESESGHAEEEKEEAEEALKEKEKPKEEEREKPKDAAGLECKPRPLHKTCSLFMRNIAPNISRAEIISLCKRYPGFMRVALSEPQPERRFFRRGWVTFDRSVNIKEICWNLQNIRLRECELSPGVNRDLTRRVRNINGITQHKQIVRNDIKLAAKLIHTLDDRTQLWASEPGTPPLPTSLPSQNPILKNITDYLIEEVSAEEEELLGSSGGAPPEEPPKEGNPAEINVERDEKLIKVLDKLLLYLRIVHSLDYYNTCEYPNEDEMPNRCGIIHVRGPMPPNRISHGEVLEWQKTFEEKLTPLLSVRESLSEEEAQKMGRKDPEQEVEKFVTSNTQELGKDKWLCPLSGKKFKGPEFVRKHIFNKHAEKIEEVKKEVAFFNNFLTDAKRPALPEIKPAQPPGPAQILPPGLTPGLPYPHQTPQGLMPYGQPRPPILGYGGGAVRPAVPTGGPPYPHGPYGAGRGNYDAFRGQGGYPGKPRNRMVRGDPRAIVEYRDLDAPDDVDFF, encoded by the exons ATGGCCCCCCTCAGCCCTGGGGCCACCCAGATGTCCACATCATGCAGCACCATGTACTGCCTATCCAGGCCAG ACTTCCTGGCTGGGGCTCCCCCTAGGCTGGGCAGCATTGCAGAGATCGACCTGGGTGTACCACCACCAGTAATGAAGACCTTCAAGGAGTTTCTTCTCTCACTGGATGACTCTGTGGATGAGACGGAGGCGGTTAAGCGGTATAATGATTATAAGCTGGATTTTCGAAGGCAGCAGATGCAGGATTTCTTCCTAGCTCATAAAGATGAGGAGTG GTTTCGGTCTAAGTACCACCCAGATGAGGTGGGGAAGCGTCGGCAGGAGGCCCGGGGTGCCCTGCAAAACCGACTGAGGGTGTTCCTGTCCCTCATGGAGAGTGGCTGGTTTGATAATCTGCTCTTGGACATAGACAAAGCTGATGCCATTGTCAAGATGCTGGATGCAG CTGTGATTAAGATGGAAGGAGGCACAGAGAATGACCTTCGCATCCtggaacaggaggaggaggaggaacaggcaGGGAAGCCCGGGGAGCCCAGCAAGAAAGAGGAAGGCCGGGCTGGACCAAGCCTGGGAGAAGGAGAGTGTAAGGCCAACGATAAGGATGACAAGAAAGAAGGTGGCAAACAG GCTGAAAATGACAGTTCTAATGATGACAAAACTAAGAAATCCGAGGGTGATGGGGacaaagaggagaagaaagaagactcTGAGAAGGAAGCCAAAAAG AGCAGCAAAAAGCGGAATAGGAAGCACAGTGGTGATGACAGCTTTGATGAAGGCAGTGTGTCTGAGTCTGAGTCTGAGTCTGAGAGTGGCCAtgctgaggaggagaaggaggaggctg AAGAAGCACTCAAGGAAAAGGAGAAGcctaaggaagaagaaagggagaagccTAAGGATGCCGCAGGGCTGGAGTGTAAGCCCCGGCCCCTGCATAAGACATGCTCTCTCTTCATGCGCAACATTGCGCCCAATATCTCCAGGGCTGAGATCATTTCT CTTTGTAAAAGATACCCAGGCTTTATGCGTGTGGCATTGTCAGAGCCCCAGCCAGAAAGGAG GTTTTTCCGTCGTGGCTGGGTAACTTTTGACCGCAGTGTTAACATTAAAGAGATCTGTTGGAACTTGCAGAATATCCGA CTCCGGGAGTGCGAGCTGAGCCCTGGTGTGAACAGAGACCTGACTCGCCGCGTCCGCAACATTAATGGCATTACCCAACACAAGCAGATTGTGCGCAATGACATCAAGCTGGCAGCCAAGCTGATCCATACGCTGGATGACAGGACCCAGCTCTGGGCCTCTGAGCCAGGGACACCTCCCCTGCCAACA AGCCTGCCCTCGCAAAACCCAATCTTGAAGAATATCACCGACTACCTGATCGAAGAAGTCAGTGCTGAGGAGGAAGAGCTGTTGGGGAGCAGCGGGGGAGCCCCTCCAGAGGAGCCTCCCAAGGAAGGGAACCCAGCTGAGATCAATGTGGAGCGGGATGAGAAGctgatcaag GTTTTGGACAAACTCCTTCTCTACTTGCGCATTGTGCATTCCTTGGATTATTATAACACCTGCGAGTACCCCAATGAAGATGAAATGCCCAATCGTTGTGGCATAATCCACGTTCGGGGGCCCATGCCACCCAACCGCATCAGTCATGGAGAAG TACTAGAGTGGCAGAAGACATTTGAGGAGAAGCTGACTCCACTGTTGAGTGTGCGAGAGTCTCTCTCAGAGGAAGAGGCCCAGAAGATGGGTCGAAAAGACCCTGAACAGGAAGTGGAAAAGTTTGTCACCTCTAACACCCAGGAACTGGGCAAGGATAAGTGGCTGTGTCCTCTTAGTGGCAAGAAATTCAAG GGTCCTGAGTTTGTACGCAAACATATCTTCAACAAGCATGCGGAGAAAATTGAGGAAGTAAAGAAGGAGGTGGCATTTTTTAACAACTTCCTCACTGATGCCAAACGCCCTGCTCTGCCTGAGATTAAGCCAGCCCAgccacctggccctgcccaga TACTCCCCCCAGGCCTGACCCCGGGACTTCCTTACCCACACCAGACTCCCCAGGGTCTGATGCCCTACGGTCAGCCCCGGCCCCCCATCTTGGGCTATGGAG GTGGTGCAGTCCGCCCTGCAGTCCCCACAGGAGGTCCTCCGTACCCCCATGGCCCATATGGTGCTGGCCGAGGGAACTATGATGCCTTTCGAGGCCAGGGGGGTTATCCTGGGAAACCTCGCAACAG GATGGTTCGTGGAGACCCAAGGGCCATCGTGGAATATCGTGACCTGGATGCCCCCGACGATGTTGATTTCTTTTGA
- the UFSP1 gene encoding ufm1-specific protease 1 yields the protein MQAALEDMGDKPPGFRGSRNWIGCVEASLCLTHFKGPQGRLCHVPRGTGIRGQLERLYSHFSGGGGPVMVGGDADAQSKALLGVCIGPDTEAYVLVLDPHYWGPPKSPSELQVAGWVGWQEVSTTFDPNSFYNLCLTTHDAEGQQHALD from the coding sequence ATGCAGGCGGCCCTGGAGGACATGGGCGACAAGCCCCCCGGGTTCCGGGGCTCCCGGAACTGGATCGGCTGTGTAGAGGCCAGCCTCTGCCTCACTCACTTCAAAGGGCCTCAGGGGCGACTGTGCCATGTGCCACGTGGAACAGGGATTCGGGGACAATTGGAGAGGCTCTACTCCCATTTCTCAGGGGGTGGGGGCCCTGTGATGGTGGGGGGAGACGCGGACGCCCAGTCCAAGGCCTTGCTGGGAGTCTGCATCGGGCCAGACACAGAAGCCTATGTCCTGGTATTGGACCCTCACTACTGGGGCCCTCCAAAAAGCCCCAGTGAACTACAGGTTGCTGGGTGGGTGGGCTGGCAGGAGGTAAGCACAACCTTTGACCCCAACTCCTTCTACAACCTGTGCTTGACCACCCATGACGCCGAAGGGCAGCAGCATGCCCTGGACTGA